Proteins from one Ramlibacter sp. PS4R-6 genomic window:
- the speD gene encoding adenosylmethionine decarboxylase, which yields MQGLHLTADLYQCRCDAAWLTDARQLGDWCVQAVRGVGLDAVNQLFHTFPRTDQGAGGVTAAVLLAESHVCLHTWPEQRAVTVDVYVCNFGEDHSAKARSLMDALVHRFQPEWTEQRSLDRGDGET from the coding sequence ATGCAGGGCCTGCACCTGACCGCCGACCTTTACCAGTGCCGTTGCGACGCCGCGTGGCTGACCGATGCGCGCCAGCTGGGCGACTGGTGCGTGCAGGCGGTGCGGGGCGTGGGCCTCGACGCGGTGAACCAGCTGTTCCACACCTTCCCGCGCACCGACCAGGGCGCCGGCGGCGTCACGGCCGCCGTGCTGCTGGCGGAATCGCACGTGTGCCTGCACACCTGGCCGGAGCAGCGCGCGGTCACCGTCGATGTGTACGTGTGCAACTTCGGTGAGGACCATTCCGCGAAAGCGCGCAGCCTGATGGACGCGCTGGTGCACCGCTTCCAGCCCGAGTGGACCGAGCAACGGTCCCTGGACCGCGGCGACGGCGAAACCTGA
- a CDS encoding phosphonate degradation HD-domain oxygenase: protein MALSVEEIEELFAVRGGEMYAGEPVTQLEHALQSAALAEAEDASDEMVTAALLHDLGHMLHDLGETPTLRGLDDVHQFRALPFLRGTFGSKVLDPIRLHVDAKRYLCAMRDGYFAALSEDSKRSLGLQGGIFNEGQAEAFILQPGAVDAVRLRLWDDAAKTAGAATPPLAHFLARARRCVLARDAIA from the coding sequence ATGGCCCTGAGCGTCGAGGAAATCGAGGAGCTCTTCGCCGTGCGCGGCGGCGAGATGTACGCCGGCGAACCCGTGACGCAGCTCGAGCACGCGCTGCAATCGGCGGCGCTGGCCGAAGCCGAGGACGCCAGCGACGAGATGGTCACTGCGGCCCTGCTGCACGACCTCGGCCACATGCTCCACGACCTGGGCGAGACGCCGACGCTGCGCGGCCTGGACGACGTCCACCAGTTCCGCGCCCTGCCCTTCCTGCGCGGCACCTTCGGCTCGAAGGTGCTGGACCCGATCCGCCTGCACGTGGACGCCAAGCGCTACCTGTGCGCGATGCGCGACGGCTACTTCGCGGCGCTGTCGGAGGACTCCAAGCGCTCGCTGGGCCTGCAGGGCGGCATCTTCAACGAGGGCCAGGCCGAGGCGTTCATCCTGCAGCCGGGCGCCGTCGACGCGGTGCGGCTGCGCCTGTGGGACGACGCGGCCAAGACCGCCGGCGCCGCGACGCCGCCGCTGGCGCATTTCCTGGCGCGTGCGCGCCGCTGCGTGCTGGCCCGCGACGCCATCGCGTGA
- the tkt gene encoding transketolase, with the protein MAKETLMANAIRALAMDAVQQANSGHPGAPMGMAEIAVALWGRHLRHNPKNPHWADRDRFVLSNGHGSMLIYALLHLTGYALPLSELKNFRQLHSKTPGHPEVGITPGVETTTGPLGQGITNAVGMALAEKLLATEFNRDGHTVVDHHTYVFLGDGCLMEGISHEACALAGAWKLNKLVAVYDDNGISIDGQVAPWFIDDTPARFRAYGWNVIGPIDGHDVDAVDRAIADARRSADKPTLVVAKTQIGKGSPNRVNTAKAHGEALGLEEVKLTREAIGWPHEPFVVPHEAYTHWDAKAQGEKTEAEWNKRFAAYRAAHPELAAEFERRMKGELPRNFAQVALEAATSAQAKAETVASRKASQIALEAFTAALPEMLGGSADLTGSNLTNTKSTPPLRFDLAGNVKKTEDGKIGRHINYGVREFGMAAVMNGIALHGGYIPYGGTFLTFSDYSRNAIRMAALMKARVIHVFTHDSIGLGEDGPTHQSIEHAAALRLIPNLEVWRPCDTAETAVAWTAALQNRDRPTALLLSRQNLPYAPKPALEDIAKGGYVLAEPVEVGAKGRARAVIIATGSEVQHALKAQEMLAAEGVAVRVVSIPSTSVFDRQGAAYKESVLPRGIPRIAVEAGVTDYWWKYGCAAVVGIDTYGESAPASALFKHFGFTPENVAETVKAVLAR; encoded by the coding sequence ATGGCCAAAGAAACGTTGATGGCGAACGCGATTCGCGCGCTCGCCATGGATGCCGTGCAGCAGGCGAATTCCGGGCATCCCGGCGCGCCCATGGGCATGGCCGAAATCGCCGTCGCACTGTGGGGCCGCCACCTGCGCCACAACCCGAAGAACCCGCACTGGGCCGACCGCGACCGCTTCGTGCTGTCCAACGGGCACGGCTCGATGCTCATTTACGCGCTCCTGCACCTCACCGGCTACGCGTTGCCGCTGTCAGAGCTGAAGAACTTCCGCCAGCTTCACAGCAAGACGCCGGGCCACCCCGAAGTGGGCATCACGCCCGGCGTGGAAACGACCACCGGCCCGCTTGGCCAGGGCATCACCAACGCGGTGGGCATGGCGCTGGCCGAGAAGCTGCTGGCCACCGAGTTCAACCGCGACGGCCACACGGTGGTGGACCACCACACCTACGTGTTCCTGGGCGACGGCTGCCTGATGGAAGGCATCAGCCACGAGGCCTGCGCGCTGGCCGGCGCTTGGAAGCTGAACAAGCTCGTGGCCGTCTACGACGACAACGGCATCTCCATCGACGGCCAGGTCGCGCCCTGGTTCATCGACGACACGCCGGCGCGCTTCCGTGCCTACGGCTGGAACGTGATCGGCCCCATCGACGGCCACGACGTGGACGCGGTGGACCGCGCCATCGCCGATGCCCGGCGCAGCGCCGACAAGCCCACGCTGGTCGTCGCCAAGACGCAGATCGGCAAGGGCAGCCCCAACCGCGTCAACACCGCCAAGGCGCACGGCGAGGCGCTGGGCCTGGAGGAAGTGAAGCTCACGCGCGAAGCCATCGGCTGGCCGCACGAGCCGTTCGTGGTGCCGCACGAGGCCTACACGCACTGGGACGCGAAGGCGCAGGGCGAGAAGACCGAAGCCGAATGGAACAAGCGCTTCGCCGCCTACCGCGCCGCGCACCCGGAGCTGGCCGCCGAATTCGAGCGCCGCATGAAGGGCGAGCTGCCGCGCAACTTCGCGCAGGTGGCGCTAGAGGCCGCGACGAGCGCGCAGGCGAAAGCCGAGACCGTGGCTTCGCGCAAGGCTTCGCAGATCGCGCTCGAAGCCTTCACCGCGGCGCTGCCCGAGATGCTGGGCGGCTCGGCCGACCTCACGGGCTCCAACCTCACCAACACCAAGAGCACGCCGCCGCTGCGCTTCGACCTGGCCGGCAACGTCAAGAAGACCGAGGACGGCAAGATCGGCCGTCACATCAACTACGGCGTGCGCGAATTCGGCATGGCCGCGGTGATGAACGGCATCGCGCTGCATGGCGGCTACATCCCCTACGGCGGCACCTTCCTCACGTTCAGCGACTACAGCCGCAACGCCATCCGCATGGCGGCGCTGATGAAGGCGCGCGTGATCCACGTGTTCACGCACGACTCCATCGGCCTGGGCGAGGACGGCCCGACGCACCAGTCGATCGAGCACGCGGCGGCGCTGCGCCTGATCCCGAACCTCGAGGTCTGGCGTCCATGCGACACGGCGGAGACGGCCGTCGCCTGGACCGCGGCCCTGCAGAACCGGGACCGCCCGACGGCGCTGCTGCTGTCGCGCCAGAACCTGCCGTATGCGCCGAAGCCGGCGCTGGAAGACATCGCCAAGGGCGGCTACGTGCTGGCCGAGCCCGTGGAAGTCGGCGCGAAGGGCCGCGCCCGCGCGGTGATCATCGCCACGGGCTCCGAGGTGCAGCACGCGCTGAAAGCCCAGGAGATGCTCGCGGCCGAGGGCGTCGCGGTGCGCGTGGTGTCCATCCCCAGCACCAGCGTGTTCGACCGCCAGGGCGCCGCGTACAAGGAATCGGTGCTGCCGCGCGGCATCCCGCGCATCGCGGTGGAAGCCGGCGTGACCGACTACTGGTGGAAGTACGGCTGCGCCGCCGTGGTGGGCATCGACACCTACGGCGAATCCGCGCCGGCCAGCGCCCTTTTCAAGCACTTCGGTTTCACGCCCGAGAACGTCGCGGAGACCGTGAAGGCAGTGCTCGCACGATGA
- a CDS encoding FKBP-type peptidyl-prolyl cis-trans isomerase, with protein sequence MKIEKDTVVSVRYKVAEASGKLVEESREPMVYLHGGYDNTLPKIEEALEGKEAGAEISLHLQPVDAFGVRDEGLVRTISRKEFPPGVKVGGQLEGVTDDGRPHVFHVMKIKGDQVFLDGNHPLAGRELKFHLKVTSVRKASGEEIAHRHVHGAGGHHH encoded by the coding sequence ATGAAGATCGAGAAAGACACGGTCGTCTCCGTGCGCTACAAGGTGGCCGAGGCCAGCGGCAAGCTCGTCGAGGAAAGCCGCGAGCCCATGGTGTACCTGCACGGCGGCTACGACAACACGCTGCCCAAGATCGAGGAAGCGCTGGAAGGCAAGGAAGCGGGCGCCGAAATCTCGCTGCACCTGCAGCCGGTGGACGCCTTCGGCGTGCGCGACGAAGGCCTGGTGCGCACCATCTCCCGCAAGGAATTCCCGCCCGGCGTGAAGGTGGGGGGCCAGCTGGAAGGCGTCACCGACGACGGGCGCCCGCACGTCTTCCACGTGATGAAGATCAAGGGCGACCAGGTGTTCCTGGACGGCAACCACCCGCTGGCCGGCAGGGAACTGAAGTTCCACCTGAAGGTGACGAGCGTGCGCAAGGCGAGCGGCGAGGAGATCGCCCACCGCCACGTGCACGGCGCGGGCGGTCACCACCACTGA
- the fusA gene encoding elongation factor G — translation MPTASDIAQIRTLALVGPATSGKTSLTEALLWKAGAIGSPGLVEKGGTVSDYDPLEKKAQRSLNAAVVNLRHAGVHAYVIDTPGGGDFLGQSLPALEAVETAAVVLSATTGVEPMAVRMMKWAAERERDRIIVVNKIDAQGVNLEAVVQQIQETFGKECLPVNLPAANGLRVLDCFWDRGASSEATDFSSVAKAHSAIVEQIVEVDSEFVERYLNDGDIDPSELHAPLEQALREGHLIPICFVSSRTGAGVTELLDVIAKLLPDPTESNPPKFLRGEGADAVPIQALPDPAKHVLAHVFKVTQDPYVGKMGIIRVHQGTVTKDSQLYVGDARRPFKVGHLFTLQGKEMKEVAKAVPGDICAIAKVEELHFDAVLHDAAEDDHIHLAPLTFPVAVHGLAIEPKRRGDEQRLHDILIKLVSEDPCLRVEHAASTNETVVYGLGDLHLRALLDRLQDVHNCQVATKPPKIAYRETITSPAEGHHRHKKQTGGAGQFGEVFLRIEPLPRGTGFQFVDEVKGGAIPHNFMPAVEKGVRSAMEEGVLAGYPVVDLKVVVYDGKHHSVDSKEIAFVTAAKKALQSAVQSARPCLLEPIVDVEISAPEQFMGDITGDLSSRRGQVNGTQSTSAGSLTVIAQAPLSELASYQSRLNSLTGGQGGYTLAFSHYEPVPPNVQHQLASQYKIRDEG, via the coding sequence ATGCCCACTGCATCGGACATTGCCCAGATCCGCACCCTCGCGCTGGTCGGACCGGCAACGTCGGGGAAGACCAGCCTCACGGAAGCCCTGCTGTGGAAGGCCGGCGCCATCGGCAGCCCCGGCCTGGTGGAAAAGGGCGGCACCGTCAGCGACTACGACCCGCTCGAGAAGAAGGCCCAGCGCTCGCTCAACGCCGCCGTGGTCAACCTGCGCCACGCCGGCGTGCACGCGTACGTGATCGACACGCCCGGCGGCGGCGACTTCCTCGGCCAGTCGCTGCCGGCGCTGGAAGCGGTGGAGACGGCGGCCGTCGTCCTCAGCGCCACCACCGGCGTCGAGCCCATGGCCGTGCGCATGATGAAGTGGGCGGCCGAGCGCGAGCGCGACCGCATCATCGTCGTCAACAAGATCGACGCGCAGGGCGTCAACCTCGAGGCGGTGGTGCAGCAGATCCAGGAAACCTTCGGCAAGGAATGCCTGCCGGTGAACCTGCCCGCCGCCAACGGCCTGCGGGTGCTGGACTGCTTCTGGGACCGCGGCGCGAGCAGCGAGGCGACCGACTTCTCCTCCGTCGCCAAGGCGCACAGCGCCATCGTCGAACAGATCGTCGAGGTCGATTCGGAATTCGTCGAGCGCTACCTCAACGACGGCGACATCGACCCGTCGGAGCTGCATGCGCCGCTGGAACAGGCGCTGCGCGAAGGGCATTTGATCCCGATCTGCTTCGTGTCCTCGCGCACCGGCGCGGGCGTGACCGAACTGCTCGACGTGATCGCCAAGCTGCTGCCCGACCCGACCGAAAGCAACCCGCCGAAATTCCTGCGCGGCGAAGGCGCCGACGCGGTGCCGATCCAGGCGCTCCCCGATCCCGCCAAGCACGTGCTGGCGCATGTCTTCAAGGTCACGCAGGACCCTTACGTCGGCAAGATGGGCATCATCCGCGTGCACCAGGGCACGGTCACCAAGGACAGCCAGCTGTACGTCGGCGACGCGCGCCGCCCCTTCAAGGTGGGCCACCTGTTCACGCTGCAGGGCAAGGAAATGAAGGAAGTCGCCAAGGCCGTGCCCGGCGACATCTGCGCCATCGCCAAGGTGGAAGAGCTGCACTTCGATGCCGTGCTGCACGACGCCGCCGAGGACGACCACATCCACCTCGCGCCGCTCACCTTCCCGGTCGCGGTGCACGGTCTGGCCATCGAGCCCAAGCGCCGCGGCGACGAGCAGCGCCTGCACGACATCCTGATCAAGCTGGTGAGCGAAGACCCGTGCCTGCGCGTGGAGCATGCGGCCTCGACCAACGAAACCGTGGTGTACGGCCTGGGTGACCTGCACCTGCGCGCGCTGCTCGACCGCCTGCAGGACGTGCACAACTGCCAGGTGGCGACCAAGCCGCCCAAGATCGCTTACCGCGAGACCATCACCTCGCCGGCCGAGGGCCACCACCGCCACAAGAAGCAGACCGGCGGCGCCGGCCAGTTCGGCGAGGTGTTCCTGCGCATCGAGCCGCTGCCGCGCGGCACCGGCTTCCAGTTCGTCGACGAGGTCAAGGGCGGCGCCATCCCGCACAACTTCATGCCCGCCGTGGAAAAGGGCGTGCGCTCGGCGATGGAAGAGGGCGTGCTCGCGGGCTACCCCGTGGTGGACCTGAAGGTCGTCGTGTACGACGGCAAGCACCACTCGGTGGACAGCAAGGAAATCGCCTTCGTCACCGCCGCCAAGAAGGCGCTGCAGTCCGCCGTGCAATCGGCGCGGCCGTGCCTGCTGGAGCCCATCGTCGACGTGGAGATTTCCGCACCCGAGCAGTTCATGGGCGACATCACCGGCGACCTGTCGTCGCGCCGCGGCCAGGTCAACGGCACGCAGTCGACCAGCGCGGGGTCGCTCACGGTGATCGCGCAGGCGCCGCTGTCGGAGCTGGCCAGCTACCAGTCGCGCCTGAACTCGCTGACCGGCGGGCAGGGCGGCTACACGCTGGCGTTCAGCCACTACGAGCCGGTGCCGCCCAACGTGCAGCACCAGCTGGCGTCGCAGTACAAGATCCGCGACGAGGGCTAG
- a CDS encoding RNA polymerase sigma factor → MTLWPARKRPADESDLMGRLAAGDRQALDLIYRAEAAEVYRFAVAMCGNPAWAADAVQDAFIQLAEKPGGYDRTQGPLRAYLCGIARYKLLARWREASPFSTLEEEDEGAADVPHTHTPEIELARTQETHSLWREIARLPWVFREAVVLVDIQERSYTEAAQIAGVETNTLRTRLHRARKRLAEALAPNAMTTTP, encoded by the coding sequence TTGACGCTCTGGCCCGCAAGAAAGCGCCCCGCCGATGAATCCGACCTGATGGGGCGCCTGGCCGCCGGCGATCGCCAGGCGCTGGACCTCATCTACCGCGCCGAGGCGGCCGAGGTCTACCGCTTCGCCGTCGCGATGTGCGGCAACCCCGCCTGGGCCGCCGACGCGGTGCAGGACGCCTTCATCCAGCTCGCGGAAAAACCGGGCGGCTACGACCGCACGCAAGGCCCTCTGCGCGCCTACTTGTGCGGCATCGCGCGCTACAAATTGCTGGCGCGCTGGCGCGAGGCCTCGCCCTTCTCGACACTCGAGGAGGAGGACGAAGGCGCCGCCGACGTGCCCCACACGCACACGCCCGAGATCGAGCTCGCCCGCACGCAGGAAACGCATTCCCTGTGGCGCGAGATCGCCCGCCTGCCCTGGGTGTTCCGCGAAGCCGTGGTGTTGGTGGATATCCAGGAGCGCAGCTACACCGAAGCCGCGCAGATCGCCGGCGTGGAGACCAACACGCTGCGCACCCGACTGCACCGCGCCCGCAAGCGCCTCGCCGAAGCGCTCGCCCCCAACGCTATGACGACCACGCCATGA
- a CDS encoding EamA family transporter: MTLTWGVAGAVMFGALLHASWNALVKSSADKALDTAVIHLIGSLITVPLVFLVGLPARESWPYIACSVTIHIGYYVALTGAYKHGDLGLTYPLMRGTAPLLVALSASLTLGETLAPLAWAGVLGISCGVLALGLSRHAVDSPRAVAFALANAVVIAIYTVVDALGARASGNPLQYVVLLFALDGWPFALMVFLRRRGAVVWPYARKRWPVATIGAVASLGSYGIALWAMTRAPVAMVAALRETSVLFAAVLGAWFLKERFDARRVAGTAAIVAGVMALRMS; this comes from the coding sequence ATGACCCTCACCTGGGGCGTCGCCGGCGCGGTGATGTTCGGCGCGCTGTTGCACGCCAGCTGGAACGCGCTGGTCAAGTCCAGCGCCGACAAGGCGCTCGACACCGCGGTCATCCACCTGATCGGCTCGCTCATCACGGTGCCGCTGGTGTTCCTCGTCGGCCTGCCGGCGCGCGAGTCGTGGCCGTACATCGCGTGCTCGGTCACCATCCACATCGGCTACTACGTCGCGCTCACCGGCGCGTACAAGCACGGCGACCTGGGCCTGACCTACCCGCTCATGCGCGGCACGGCGCCGCTGCTCGTCGCGCTGTCGGCCTCGCTGACGCTGGGCGAGACGCTCGCGCCGCTGGCCTGGGCGGGCGTGCTGGGCATCAGCTGCGGCGTGCTGGCGCTGGGCCTGTCGCGCCACGCGGTGGATTCGCCGCGCGCGGTGGCGTTCGCGCTGGCCAACGCGGTGGTGATCGCGATCTACACGGTGGTCGATGCGCTGGGCGCGCGCGCCAGCGGCAACCCGCTGCAGTACGTCGTGCTGCTGTTCGCGCTGGACGGCTGGCCCTTCGCGCTGATGGTGTTCCTGCGGCGGCGCGGCGCGGTCGTGTGGCCCTATGCGCGCAAGCGCTGGCCGGTGGCGACCATCGGCGCGGTGGCTTCGCTGGGCTCCTACGGCATCGCGCTGTGGGCGATGACGCGCGCGCCCGTGGCCATGGTGGCGGCGCTGCGCGAAACCTCGGTGCTGTTCGCGGCCGTCCTGGGTGCGTGGTTCCTGAAGGAACGCTTCGATGCGCGGCGCGTGGCCGGCACGGCGGCCATCGTCGCCGGCGTCATGGCGCTGCGGATGTCCTAG
- a CDS encoding ProQ/FinO family protein: MAEETKKKRPFVDARPVLDKLAHAHPQLFGARFLPLKVGIFEELMAAHAGAFTKDELKAALAFHARSTRYLEAVASGAQRHGLDGTPAGAIAPEHVHHAIMEVFKRRKLRSKEDLKPWVVARLVRAIDASGLDRAAYTELVNAKDDESAALLDAAFAEIGARQAKREALRRAFEASGKSVAEFAEMYGLPAADVKEAVG; this comes from the coding sequence ATGGCAGAAGAAACGAAGAAGAAGCGTCCCTTCGTCGACGCACGACCGGTGCTCGACAAGCTCGCGCACGCCCACCCCCAGCTCTTCGGCGCGCGCTTCCTGCCGCTGAAGGTCGGGATCTTCGAGGAATTGATGGCGGCGCACGCCGGCGCGTTCACCAAGGACGAGCTCAAGGCCGCGCTGGCCTTCCACGCGCGCTCGACGCGCTACCTCGAAGCGGTGGCCTCGGGCGCGCAGCGCCACGGGCTGGACGGCACGCCCGCCGGGGCGATCGCGCCCGAGCACGTGCACCACGCGATCATGGAAGTGTTCAAGCGGCGCAAGCTGCGGTCCAAGGAAGACCTCAAGCCCTGGGTCGTGGCGCGGCTGGTACGCGCGATCGATGCGTCGGGCCTGGACCGCGCCGCCTACACCGAGCTCGTCAACGCGAAGGACGACGAATCGGCGGCGTTGCTCGATGCCGCTTTCGCCGAGATCGGCGCGCGCCAGGCCAAGCGCGAGGCGCTGCGCCGCGCTTTCGAGGCCAGCGGCAAGTCGGTCGCCGAGTTCGCGGAGATGTACGGCCTGCCGGCGGCCGACGTGAAGGAAGCGGTGGGCTAG
- the gap gene encoding type I glyceraldehyde-3-phosphate dehydrogenase has product MALKIGINGFGRIGRNVLRSAVQHFPDVEIVGINDLLEPNYLAYMLQYDSVHGRFKGDISVDNNTLIVNGKRIRLTQERDPANLKWGDVGAEVVIESTGLFLDKASAEKHLAAGAKKVIISAPSKDDTPMFVYGVNHAKYKGEAIISNASCTTNCLAPLAKVLNDKWGIKRGLMTTVHAATATQKTVDGPSNKDWRGGRGILENIIPSSTGAAKAVGVVIPELNKKLTGMSFRVPTSDVSVVDLTVELNTEASYKDICAEFKAQSEGALKGVLGYTEDKVVATDFRGDPRTSIFDAEAGIALDGTFVKLVSWYDNEWGYSNKCLEMARVVAAK; this is encoded by the coding sequence ATGGCACTCAAGATCGGCATCAACGGCTTCGGCCGGATCGGCCGCAACGTCCTGCGCTCGGCCGTGCAGCACTTCCCCGACGTCGAGATCGTCGGCATCAACGACCTGCTGGAACCCAACTACCTCGCCTACATGCTGCAGTACGACAGCGTGCACGGCCGCTTCAAGGGCGACATCTCGGTCGACAACAACACGCTCATCGTCAACGGCAAGCGCATCCGCCTGACGCAGGAGCGCGACCCCGCCAACCTGAAGTGGGGCGACGTCGGCGCCGAGGTGGTGATCGAGTCCACGGGCCTGTTCCTCGACAAGGCCTCCGCCGAGAAGCACCTGGCGGCCGGCGCCAAGAAGGTGATCATCTCCGCGCCGTCCAAGGACGACACGCCGATGTTCGTGTACGGCGTGAACCACGCCAAGTACAAGGGCGAGGCCATCATCTCCAACGCGTCCTGCACGACCAACTGCCTGGCGCCGCTGGCCAAGGTGCTCAACGACAAATGGGGCATCAAGCGCGGCCTGATGACGACCGTGCACGCCGCCACCGCGACGCAGAAGACGGTGGACGGCCCGAGCAACAAGGACTGGCGCGGCGGCCGCGGCATCCTCGAGAACATCATCCCCTCGTCCACCGGCGCCGCGAAGGCCGTGGGCGTGGTGATCCCCGAGCTGAACAAGAAGCTCACCGGCATGTCGTTCCGCGTGCCGACGTCCGACGTGTCGGTGGTCGACCTCACCGTCGAACTCAACACCGAAGCCAGCTACAAGGACATCTGCGCCGAATTCAAGGCGCAGTCCGAAGGCGCGCTGAAGGGCGTGCTGGGCTACACGGAAGACAAGGTGGTGGCCACCGACTTCCGCGGCGATCCGCGCACGTCGATCTTCGACGCCGAAGCCGGCATCGCGCTGGACGGCACCTTCGTCAAGCTCGTGTCCTGGTACGACAACGAGTGGGGCTACTCGAACAAGTGCCTGGAGATGGCACGCGTCGTCGCGGCCAAGTAA
- a CDS encoding pirin family protein: protein MSTTSPILAVQPLGFPWATVDPFLFCAWHDDAYPQGNGEFGPKAALAGREIGSDFSRKDGWSMYHGDSVPGFPAHPHRGFETVTLVRKGLIDHSDSLGASARFGEGDVQWVTAGEGIVHSEMFPLLREDAGNPVELFQIWLNLPAKSKMVKPHFTMFWANEVPRLVAKDDAGRETVVRVIAGELQGAGAPLAPPPESWAAQAGSDVAIWTIRSQAGASWTLPAATGEGTQRVLYVFRGSARVAGREVAAPSAVQLRGDAAVELVGGEGGAEFLLLQGRPIAEPVAQYGPFVMNTQAEIMQAMQDYRHTQFGGWKWDDSAPVHGREPKRFAKYPDGRVETP from the coding sequence ATGAGCACAACCTCCCCCATCCTGGCCGTGCAGCCGCTCGGCTTTCCCTGGGCCACCGTCGACCCGTTCCTGTTCTGCGCCTGGCACGACGATGCCTACCCGCAAGGCAACGGCGAATTCGGCCCGAAGGCCGCGCTGGCCGGGCGCGAGATCGGCTCGGACTTCAGCCGCAAGGACGGCTGGAGCATGTACCACGGCGACAGCGTGCCGGGCTTTCCCGCGCACCCGCACCGCGGCTTCGAGACCGTGACCCTCGTGCGCAAGGGCCTCATCGACCACTCGGATTCGCTGGGTGCGAGCGCGCGCTTCGGCGAAGGCGACGTGCAGTGGGTGACGGCGGGCGAGGGCATCGTGCACTCGGAGATGTTCCCGCTGCTGCGCGAGGACGCCGGCAACCCGGTGGAGCTGTTCCAGATCTGGCTGAACCTGCCGGCGAAGTCGAAGATGGTGAAGCCGCACTTCACGATGTTCTGGGCCAACGAGGTGCCGCGGCTGGTGGCGAAGGACGACGCCGGTCGCGAGACCGTGGTGCGCGTGATCGCGGGCGAGTTGCAAGGCGCCGGTGCCCCGCTCGCGCCGCCGCCGGAGTCGTGGGCCGCGCAGGCCGGCTCCGACGTCGCGATCTGGACGATCCGCTCTCAGGCCGGCGCGTCGTGGACGCTGCCCGCCGCGACGGGCGAGGGCACGCAGCGCGTGCTGTACGTCTTCCGCGGTTCGGCGCGTGTCGCGGGCCGCGAGGTGGCGGCGCCGTCGGCGGTGCAGTTGCGCGGCGATGCGGCGGTGGAACTCGTGGGCGGCGAAGGCGGCGCGGAATTCCTGCTGCTGCAGGGCCGCCCCATCGCCGAACCGGTGGCGCAGTACGGCCCCTTCGTGATGAACACGCAGGCCGAGATCATGCAGGCCATGCAGGACTACCGCCACACGCAGTTCGGCGGCTGGAAGTGGGACGACAGCGCGCCCGTGCACGGGCGCGAGCCGAAGCGCTTCGCCAAGTACCCCGACGGGCGCGTGGAAACGCCGTAG
- a CDS encoding nucleotidyltransferase family protein has protein sequence MILAAGRGERMRPLTDRTPKPLLEVRGKPLMQYHIEALQRAGYADIVVNTAWLEEQIVERFDAPGIRYSREGRDFGGALETAGGIARALPLLDEVFWVVGGDVHVPQFEFPERSYARFVAGGKLAHIFVVPNPAHNEKGDFALRADGVATREGSPRYTYSTIGLYRKAFFDGLPAGNPEGRKIPMLPLMLAAIEREQMTAEIYTGPWTDVGTPERLSALNSAIPVQ, from the coding sequence ATGATCCTGGCCGCCGGCCGCGGCGAGCGCATGCGGCCGCTGACCGACCGCACGCCCAAGCCACTGCTGGAAGTGCGCGGCAAGCCGCTGATGCAGTACCACATCGAGGCGCTGCAGCGCGCCGGCTACGCCGACATCGTGGTCAACACCGCGTGGCTGGAGGAGCAGATCGTCGAGCGCTTCGACGCGCCGGGCATCCGCTACTCGCGCGAGGGCCGCGACTTCGGCGGCGCGCTGGAGACCGCCGGCGGCATCGCGCGCGCCCTGCCGCTGCTGGACGAGGTGTTCTGGGTGGTGGGGGGCGACGTGCACGTGCCGCAGTTCGAATTCCCCGAGCGCAGCTACGCCCGCTTCGTGGCCGGCGGCAAGCTCGCGCACATCTTCGTGGTGCCCAACCCCGCCCACAACGAAAAGGGCGACTTCGCCCTGCGCGCCGACGGCGTGGCCACGCGCGAGGGCTCGCCGCGCTACACCTATTCGACCATCGGCCTGTACCGCAAGGCCTTCTTCGACGGCCTGCCCGCCGGCAACCCGGAAGGGCGGAAAATACCCATGTTGCCGCTGATGCTCGCGGCGATCGAGCGCGAGCAGATGACGGCGGAGATCTACACCGGTCCCTGGACCGACGTGGGCACTCCGGAACGGCTTTCCGCACTGAACTCGGCGATCCCGGTTCAGTAA